TTACAAAGAACGTTATTCTTCATCAAAATCAATCAAACAGATTAATATTTATTATTCCAAATAATTTCAAAATCGTAACAAGAATAACAATAATTACTATCCATCTTACAAATTTAGCTCCCTTTTCAATTGCAAATTTTGAAGCTAAAAAAGCACCTGCCATTGTGCCAATTGCCAGAATTACACCATAAAGCCAATCTACATCTCCATGAATTACAAAGACTAACAAAGAAAAAGGAGTGTAGCATAAAATAATAAAAACTTTTAGTGCATTAGCTTTAACCAATTCGTAGCCTGTGCTAAAAACAAGAGCTGTTAACAAAAAGAAACCAACACCTGCTTGAATAAAACCTCCATAAAAACCAACAAAAAGGAAAATTAATATCTGCCAAACATTAATTTTTTTTACAAGCAAATCCTCTTGTTCTTTAAGCCATTTAGACGGTTTATAAATCATTGTAAAAAGAATCACAATTAGCACAACAGCAATGCTTCTTTCAAGGATAATTTCATTTAAATTGTTTGCAAGTTGAGCACCAAACAAAGAACCAATAACTGCCGGGATAAGTAGCCAT
The Bacteroidota bacterium genome window above contains:
- a CDS encoding sulfite exporter TauE/SafE family protein, which translates into the protein MSFIEIIILVFAGVMVGFINVLAGGGSIISLSVLMFMGLPVNLANGTNRIAILLQNVVAVSNFQRKKVLDLKKGKWLLIPAVIGSLFGAQLANNLNEIILERSIAVVLIVILFTMIYKPSKWLKEQEDLLVKKINVWQILIFLFVGFYGGFIQAGVGFFLLTALVFSTGYELVKANALKVFIILCYTPFSLLVFVIHGDVDWLYGVILAIGTMAGAFLASKFAIEKGAKFVRWIVIIVILVTILKLFGIININLFD